A window of the Streptomyces sp. JB150 genome harbors these coding sequences:
- a CDS encoding MBL fold metallo-hydrolase codes for MRITKFGHACVRLEKNGRAIVIDPGVMTSEPDVLTGAEAVLITHEHFDHFDPERLREVPATVCTCAGVARHLDGFGERVQVVRDGDSFSVAGFEVTVAGDKHHFSHPDVPPVDNVGFLIDAEVFHPGDALTVVDAPTLLVPGQAPWLTVPDLIGHLRRTAPRRAYAIHDGLLNEWGLKVLDDVLAMEAKRAGADIRRLRLGESVEL; via the coding sequence ATGCGGATCACCAAGTTCGGCCACGCGTGCGTACGGCTGGAGAAGAACGGCCGGGCGATCGTCATCGACCCCGGCGTCATGACGTCCGAACCCGACGTGCTGACGGGAGCCGAGGCGGTCCTCATCACGCACGAACACTTCGACCACTTCGATCCGGAGCGCCTGCGCGAAGTCCCGGCGACCGTCTGCACCTGCGCCGGGGTCGCCCGGCACCTCGACGGGTTCGGCGAGCGCGTGCAGGTGGTCCGCGACGGCGACAGCTTCTCCGTCGCCGGCTTCGAGGTCACGGTGGCGGGCGACAAGCACCACTTCAGCCACCCGGACGTGCCGCCCGTCGACAACGTCGGTTTCCTGATCGACGCTGAGGTCTTCCACCCGGGGGACGCGTTGACCGTGGTGGACGCGCCGACACTGCTGGTGCCCGGCCAGGCACCGTGGCTGACGGTGCCCGACCTGATCGGCCACCTGCGCCGGACGGCACCGCGCCGTGCGTACGCCATCCATGACGGACTCCTCAACGAGTGGGGTCTCAAGGTCCTGGACGACGTTCTCGCGATGGAGGCCAAGCGGGCAGGGGCTGATATCCGGCGGCTCCGGCTTGGCGAGAGCGTCGAGCTGTAG
- a CDS encoding phytoene desaturase, which produces MTRRTLPGRTDHVVVVGAGLAGLSAALHLLGAGRRVTLVERDAQPGGRAGRHTLGGYRIDTGPTVLTMPDLADEAFAAVGDSLRRRVDLIPLHPAYRARFADGSSLDVHTDADAMAGEVERFAGPAEAMGYRRLRDWLTSLYRAQMRHFIDAHFDSPLDLLTPDLARLAALGGFGRLDARIGRFLKDERLRRVFSFQALYAGVPPARTLAAYAVIAYMDTVAGVYFPRGGMHALPRAMADAAAEAGADLRFGRRVTRLERSGGRVTAVVTDQDRIPCDAVVLTPDLPVAYRLLGHRPRRPLPLRHSPSAVVLHAGTDRTWDHLAHHTLSFGAAWHSTFDELTRTGRLMSDPSLLITRPTATDPSLAPPGRHLHYILAPCPNTDIGPGAAAWTDLGPRYRDTLLRELERRGLDGIEAAIQEECLVTPADWQARGHAAGTPFSVAHTFAQTGPFRPRDLVRGTENAVLAGCGTTPGVGVPTVLLSGKLAAARITGGRTTPKSSVLKETLA; this is translated from the coding sequence ATGACGCGCCGCACCCTGCCCGGACGCACGGACCACGTCGTCGTGGTCGGCGCCGGACTCGCCGGACTCTCGGCCGCCCTGCACCTGCTCGGCGCCGGACGCCGCGTCACCCTCGTCGAACGCGACGCACAGCCCGGCGGCCGGGCCGGCCGCCACACCCTCGGCGGCTACCGGATCGACACCGGCCCCACCGTGCTGACCATGCCCGACCTCGCGGACGAGGCCTTCGCGGCCGTCGGCGACAGCCTGCGCCGACGCGTCGACCTGATCCCCCTCCACCCCGCCTACCGGGCCCGCTTCGCCGACGGCAGCAGTCTCGACGTGCACACCGACGCGGACGCGATGGCCGGCGAGGTCGAGCGGTTCGCCGGACCCGCCGAGGCCATGGGCTACCGGCGGCTGCGCGACTGGCTGACCAGCCTCTACCGGGCCCAGATGCGCCACTTCATCGACGCCCACTTCGACTCCCCGCTCGACCTGCTCACCCCCGACCTCGCCCGGCTGGCCGCCCTCGGCGGCTTCGGCCGCCTCGACGCCCGGATCGGCCGCTTCCTCAAGGACGAACGGCTGCGCCGGGTGTTCTCCTTCCAGGCCCTGTACGCGGGCGTGCCACCGGCCCGGACCCTCGCCGCGTACGCCGTCATCGCCTACATGGACACCGTCGCCGGCGTGTACTTCCCCCGAGGCGGCATGCACGCCCTGCCCCGGGCCATGGCGGACGCCGCCGCCGAGGCGGGCGCCGACCTGCGGTTCGGCCGGCGGGTCACCCGCCTCGAACGATCCGGCGGCCGTGTCACCGCCGTCGTCACCGATCAGGACCGCATCCCGTGCGACGCGGTCGTCCTCACCCCCGACCTGCCCGTCGCCTACCGGCTGCTCGGCCACCGGCCGCGCAGACCCCTGCCGCTGCGGCACTCCCCGTCCGCCGTCGTGCTGCACGCCGGCACCGACCGCACCTGGGACCACCTCGCCCACCACACCCTGTCGTTCGGGGCGGCCTGGCACTCCACCTTCGACGAACTCACCCGCACCGGACGGCTGATGAGCGACCCCTCCCTGCTCATCACCCGGCCCACCGCCACCGACCCCTCCCTCGCACCCCCCGGCCGCCACCTGCACTACATCCTCGCCCCCTGCCCCAACACCGACATCGGGCCCGGCGCCGCCGCCTGGACCGACCTGGGCCCGCGCTACCGGGACACGCTGCTGCGCGAGCTGGAGCGGCGCGGCCTCGACGGCATCGAGGCCGCCATCCAGGAGGAGTGCCTGGTCACCCCCGCCGACTGGCAGGCCCGGGGACACGCCGCCGGAACGCCCTTCTCGGTGGCCCACACCTTCGCCCAGACCGGCCCCTTCCGGCCCCGCGACCTGGTCCGGGGCACCGAGAACGCCGTACTCGCCGGCTGCGGCACCACCCCCGGCGTCGGCGTCCCGACCGTGCTGCTGTCGGGGAAACTGGCCGCCGCGCGGATCACCGGCGGACGCACCACCCCGAAGTCGTCCGTCCTGAAGGAGACCCTGGCATGA
- a CDS encoding flavin reductase family protein, with amino-acid sequence MTAPTTPTTLPGREEFCSAMAQLATGVAVITTAGPDGPVGCTANAVLSLSTEPPSVLVSLATGGRTVRHARAHGGFAVNILSWQQRELMHRFAELPAAERFDGVAYRDEEGCPVLTATAATVVCRLDQAPTVLDHTLLIGRVLWTAQDPTAPALVLYQRHQHAVAG; translated from the coding sequence GTGACCGCGCCCACCACCCCCACCACGCTGCCCGGCCGTGAGGAGTTCTGCTCCGCCATGGCGCAGCTCGCCACCGGTGTCGCGGTCATCACGACCGCCGGGCCGGACGGCCCGGTCGGCTGCACCGCCAACGCCGTGCTCTCCCTGTCCACCGAACCGCCCTCGGTGCTCGTCTCCCTCGCCACCGGCGGCCGCACCGTGCGGCACGCCCGCGCGCACGGCGGTTTCGCGGTCAACATCCTCAGCTGGCAGCAACGGGAGCTGATGCACCGTTTCGCCGAGCTGCCCGCGGCGGAACGCTTCGACGGCGTCGCCTACCGCGACGAGGAGGGCTGCCCGGTCCTCACGGCCACCGCCGCGACCGTGGTGTGCCGCCTCGACCAGGCGCCCACCGTGCTCGACCACACCCTCCTGATCGGGCGGGTCCTGTGGACCGCGCAGGACCCCACCGCTCCGGCCCTGGTGCTCTACCAGCGCCACCAGCACGCCGTGGCCGGCTGA
- a CDS encoding SRPBCC family protein produces the protein MSTVKESVDVEVPLRRAYDQWTQFEEFPNFMEGVDEVTQLDDRHNHWSTSIGGVHREFDTEIVDQLPDDRITWRTVGGDTQQRGSVRFERLDDAHTRVELTMDVEPTGLAEKGADALGMIDRRVKGDLRRFKEYVEGGGGESAGWRGRIRPGDDPGTSA, from the coding sequence ATGAGCACGGTGAAGGAATCGGTTGACGTAGAGGTCCCCCTGCGCCGCGCCTACGATCAGTGGACCCAGTTCGAGGAGTTCCCGAACTTCATGGAAGGGGTCGACGAGGTCACGCAGCTCGACGACCGGCACAACCACTGGTCCACGAGCATCGGGGGTGTGCACCGTGAGTTCGACACGGAGATCGTCGACCAGCTGCCGGACGACCGCATCACCTGGCGCACCGTCGGCGGCGACACCCAGCAGCGCGGCTCGGTCCGCTTCGAGCGGCTGGACGACGCGCACACCCGGGTGGAGCTCACGATGGACGTCGAGCCGACCGGTCTCGCCGAGAAGGGCGCCGACGCGCTGGGCATGATCGACCGGCGCGTGAAGGGCGACCTGCGCCGTTTCAAGGAGTACGTCGAGGGCGGCGGCGGCGAGAGCGCCGGCTGGCGCGGACGTATCCGGCCGGGGGACGACCCGGGCACCAGCGCGTGA
- a CDS encoding aspartate aminotransferase family protein: MSVFGTMESEVRSYSRAWPTVFSTGRGAVLRDEAGRSFIDFFAGAGALNYGHNPPELKAALLDYLSGDGVTHGLDMHTTAKRLFLERLRDLVLTPRGLDYRVQFPGPGGTNAVEAALKLARKVTGRHTVAYFERGFHGMTLGALAVTANPAKRAGAGVPLPHTVPVPFDHPADDDGESVARLVRSLDGAAADGPLAAVVVETVQGEGGVNPARPVWLRALAAWAREHGALLVVDDIQMGCGRTGPFFSFETAGIVPDIVCLSKSISGYGTPMALTLMRPEYDVWKPGEHNGTFRGYNPAFVTGARALELFWSDRALENRATALGERVRRALTETARRHGLAAPRGRGLAWGLPFDRPGAAREVCDAAYRGGLLLETAGPHDEVAKVLPPLTVADEHVEQGLGILDEAVASVVGGRTLAA; this comes from the coding sequence ATGAGCGTCTTCGGCACCATGGAATCAGAGGTCCGCAGCTACAGCCGGGCCTGGCCCACCGTGTTCAGCACAGGACGCGGCGCCGTGCTGCGCGACGAGGCCGGACGGTCCTTCATCGACTTCTTCGCCGGCGCCGGCGCGCTCAACTACGGGCACAACCCGCCCGAGCTGAAGGCCGCGCTGCTCGACTACCTCTCCGGCGACGGCGTCACCCACGGACTCGACATGCACACCACCGCCAAGCGGCTGTTCCTGGAACGCCTGCGCGACCTGGTGCTCACCCCGCGCGGCCTGGACTACCGCGTCCAGTTCCCCGGCCCCGGCGGCACCAACGCCGTCGAGGCCGCGCTCAAGCTCGCCCGGAAGGTCACCGGCCGGCACACCGTGGCCTACTTCGAGCGAGGCTTCCACGGCATGACGCTCGGCGCCCTGGCCGTCACCGCCAACCCGGCGAAGCGCGCCGGAGCCGGCGTACCGCTGCCGCACACCGTGCCCGTGCCCTTCGACCACCCGGCGGACGACGACGGGGAGTCGGTGGCGCGGCTCGTCCGGTCGCTGGACGGTGCCGCCGCGGACGGGCCGCTCGCGGCGGTGGTGGTGGAGACCGTGCAGGGCGAGGGCGGGGTCAACCCGGCCCGCCCGGTATGGCTGCGCGCCCTGGCCGCCTGGGCCCGCGAGCACGGTGCCCTCCTGGTGGTGGACGACATCCAGATGGGCTGCGGACGCACCGGCCCGTTCTTCTCCTTCGAAACGGCCGGAATCGTTCCCGACATCGTCTGCCTGTCCAAGTCCATCAGCGGGTACGGGACGCCCATGGCCCTGACGCTCATGCGCCCCGAGTACGACGTGTGGAAGCCCGGAGAGCACAACGGCACGTTCCGCGGGTACAACCCCGCGTTCGTCACCGGGGCCCGCGCGCTGGAGCTGTTCTGGTCCGACCGTGCGCTGGAGAACCGGGCCACGGCCCTGGGGGAACGGGTGCGCCGCGCCCTCACCGAGACCGCCCGCCGGCACGGCCTGGCCGCCCCGCGCGGACGCGGTCTGGCCTGGGGCCTGCCCTTCGACCGCCCCGGTGCGGCCCGCGAGGTGTGCGACGCCGCGTACCGGGGCGGCCTGTTGCTGGAGACCGCCGGGCCCCACGACGAGGTGGCCAAGGTCCTTCCGCCGCTGACCGTGGCGGACGAGCACGTGGAACAGGGCCTTGGAATACTCGACGAAGCCGTCGCCTCGGTGGTCGGCGGACGCACGCTCGCGGCCTGA
- a CDS encoding phytoene/squalene synthase family protein, translating to MTDRELDAAGIHDPALRAAYRHCRALNARHGRTYFLATRLLPIERRPAVHALYGFARWADDIVDCPAPGADAARPGAALAELRQSLARGLRQEHSEEPVVRAVADTARRYAIDHAHFHDFMAAMHQDLVVTDYPTYAHLRGYTHGSAAVIGLQMLPVLGTVVPRAQAAPHAAALGVAFQLTNFLRDVGEDLDRGRVYLPADLLAGHGVGRGLLRWCRDTGRHDRRVTAALREFEALTRGVYREAAPGIAMLDPVSRPCIRTAYVLYGGILDAVARDGYAVLHRRAVVPRRRRATVAADGLVRVIAARLRHRAASATPEPGSAPAAPAPASAMSTTAESATRPTVSEEIA from the coding sequence ATGACCGACCGGGAACTCGACGCGGCCGGGATCCACGACCCGGCGCTGCGCGCGGCGTACCGCCACTGCCGCGCCCTCAACGCCCGGCACGGCAGGACGTACTTCCTCGCCACCCGGCTGCTGCCGATCGAACGCAGGCCCGCCGTGCACGCCCTGTACGGCTTCGCCCGCTGGGCCGACGACATCGTCGACTGCCCGGCCCCCGGCGCCGATGCCGCCCGCCCCGGCGCGGCGCTCGCCGAACTGCGGCAGAGCCTCGCCCGAGGACTGCGGCAGGAGCACAGCGAGGAACCCGTGGTGCGGGCCGTCGCCGACACCGCGCGCCGCTACGCCATCGACCACGCGCACTTCCACGACTTCATGGCCGCGATGCACCAGGACCTCGTGGTGACCGACTACCCGACCTACGCGCACCTGAGGGGCTACACGCACGGCTCGGCGGCGGTCATCGGCCTGCAGATGCTGCCGGTGCTCGGCACGGTCGTCCCGCGCGCCCAGGCCGCACCGCACGCGGCCGCCCTGGGCGTGGCCTTCCAGCTGACCAACTTCCTGCGGGACGTCGGCGAGGACCTCGACCGCGGCCGCGTCTACCTGCCCGCCGACCTGCTGGCCGGCCACGGCGTCGGCCGCGGCCTGCTGCGCTGGTGCAGGGACACCGGCCGCCACGACCGCCGCGTCACCGCCGCCCTCCGGGAGTTCGAGGCCCTCACCCGCGGCGTCTACCGCGAGGCGGCACCGGGCATCGCCATGCTGGACCCGGTCTCGCGGCCCTGCATCCGCACCGCGTACGTCCTGTACGGCGGCATCCTCGACGCCGTGGCCCGCGACGGCTACGCCGTCCTGCACCGCCGCGCCGTGGTGCCCCGCCGCCGGCGGGCGACGGTCGCCGCCGACGGACTCGTCCGGGTGATCGCGGCCCGCCTCCGCCACCGCGCCGCGTCCGCAACACCCGAGCCCGGCTCGGCCCCCGCGGCCCCTGCCCCCGCCTCCGCAATGTCCACGACCGCCGAGTCCGCCACCCGCCCCACCGTCTCCGAGGAGATCGCGTGA
- a CDS encoding polyprenyl synthetase family protein has product MSAAVARTLDRVLADRLARARAADPLFAKDLAERVARFTLEGGKRTRARLLWWSLRACGASDPATTEAGVRIGAALELLQTCALVHDDVMDGAVRRRGRLALHVDVRAQYAGRAAPARVGRLGECAAILAGDLALVWADDLVAETPLPAWTATAVRRLWSDMRTEMVAGQYLDVHGQATAARSLPRALRAACLKSALYSVERPLALGAALAGADDTTLLALCSAGRRIGMAFQLRDDLNDVFGDPLRTGKPGGGDIREGKATYLTALARARAEATGDHAALAVLERSLGNAELTPAGLDEVREVLVATGARAAVETKITRLVAQGLRHFDRAFLEPRSAHRLRSLLRSAADGTPSDAPPAAPAAPNAPAPEDAAPSPAPLRPPAPAPTPGPAP; this is encoded by the coding sequence GTGTCCGCCGCCGTCGCCCGGACGCTCGACCGCGTGCTGGCCGACCGCCTCGCCCGTGCCCGCGCCGCCGACCCGCTGTTCGCGAAGGACCTGGCCGAACGGGTGGCGCGCTTCACCCTGGAGGGCGGCAAACGGACCCGGGCCCGGCTGCTCTGGTGGTCCCTGCGCGCGTGCGGCGCGTCCGACCCGGCAACCACCGAGGCCGGGGTGCGGATCGGCGCCGCGCTCGAACTGCTGCAGACCTGCGCCCTCGTCCACGACGACGTCATGGACGGCGCGGTGCGGCGCCGTGGACGGCTCGCCCTGCACGTGGACGTACGCGCCCAGTACGCCGGCCGAGCGGCGCCCGCCCGGGTCGGCCGCCTGGGGGAGTGCGCCGCGATCCTGGCCGGCGACCTGGCGCTCGTCTGGGCCGACGACCTGGTGGCCGAGACCCCGCTGCCCGCGTGGACCGCGACCGCGGTGCGCCGCCTGTGGAGCGACATGCGCACGGAGATGGTCGCCGGCCAGTACCTGGACGTCCACGGGCAGGCCACGGCGGCACGGTCCCTGCCACGGGCACTGCGCGCCGCCTGCCTGAAGAGCGCCCTGTACTCGGTGGAACGGCCGCTCGCCCTGGGCGCCGCCCTCGCGGGCGCGGACGACACCACACTGCTCGCCCTGTGCTCGGCCGGCCGGCGGATCGGCATGGCGTTCCAGCTGCGGGACGACCTGAACGACGTCTTCGGCGACCCGCTGCGCACCGGCAAGCCCGGCGGCGGGGACATCCGCGAGGGCAAGGCGACCTACCTGACCGCCCTCGCCCGGGCCCGCGCCGAGGCCACCGGGGACCACGCCGCCCTGGCCGTGCTCGAACGGTCCCTGGGAAACGCGGAGCTGACCCCGGCAGGCCTCGACGAGGTGCGGGAGGTCCTCGTCGCGACGGGCGCCCGGGCCGCGGTCGAAACCAAGATCACCCGGCTCGTCGCCCAGGGCCTGCGCCACTTCGACCGCGCCTTCCTGGAGCCGCGGAGCGCCCACCGGCTGCGGAGTCTGCTGCGCTCGGCGGCCGACGGGACGCCCTCAGACGCGCCGCCCGCCGCGCCCGCCGCGCCCAACGCGCCCGCGCCCGAAGACGCCGCACCCTCGCCCGCCCCGCTCCGGCCGCCCGCCCCCGCCCCCACCCCCGGCCCCGCCCCC
- a CDS encoding DUF5914 domain-containing protein, translated as MTPAPSARRGRLPLSLRRRAVPWERQRPTWREARPAVIAQALKRAQARPSGNWYVVGASRALRGDRPLARTVAGQEVVVWRGADGRPHAGPGTCPHLGAPLADSPVRCGTLVCHWHGLALDGGPFAGWEPLPVHDDGVLVWVRLDAAGGEPPLDAPVVPRRPPAARALTAVYEGTGTCEPEDVVANRLDPWHGAWYHPYSFVDLTVAGAPGGRGDTDDGFTVDVSFKVAGRLVVPVRAVFTAPEPRTVVMHITEGEGVGSVVETHATPLGPDERGRPRTAVTEAVVAASDRPGFAAARRAAPLLRPLMRTAAARLWRDDLAYAEHRWLLRSTGRFPG; from the coding sequence GTGACCCCCGCGCCGTCCGCCCGACGCGGCCGCCTGCCCCTCTCCCTGCGCCGCCGCGCCGTCCCCTGGGAGCGCCAGCGCCCCACCTGGCGGGAGGCCAGGCCCGCGGTGATCGCCCAGGCGCTGAAGCGCGCCCAGGCCCGCCCGTCCGGCAACTGGTACGTCGTCGGCGCCTCCCGCGCCCTGCGCGGCGACCGCCCGCTGGCCCGGACCGTGGCGGGACAGGAGGTGGTCGTCTGGCGCGGCGCCGACGGCCGCCCGCATGCCGGACCGGGGACCTGCCCCCATCTGGGCGCCCCGCTCGCCGACAGCCCCGTGCGCTGCGGCACCCTCGTCTGCCACTGGCACGGCCTCGCCCTGGACGGCGGCCCCTTCGCCGGCTGGGAGCCGCTGCCCGTCCACGACGACGGCGTCCTCGTGTGGGTCCGGCTCGACGCGGCCGGTGGCGAACCACCACTGGACGCGCCCGTCGTGCCACGCCGGCCACCGGCGGCGCGGGCCCTGACGGCCGTGTACGAGGGCACCGGGACCTGCGAGCCGGAGGACGTCGTGGCCAACCGCCTGGACCCCTGGCACGGGGCCTGGTACCACCCGTACTCCTTCGTCGACCTGACGGTGGCCGGCGCGCCCGGCGGGCGCGGGGACACGGACGACGGCTTCACCGTCGACGTGTCCTTCAAGGTGGCCGGGCGGCTCGTCGTCCCGGTCCGGGCCGTCTTCACCGCACCCGAACCCCGCACCGTCGTCATGCACATCACCGAGGGAGAGGGCGTCGGCTCGGTCGTCGAAACCCACGCCACCCCCCTCGGCCCGGACGAGCGGGGCCGCCCGCGCACCGCCGTGACCGAAGCGGTCGTGGCCGCCTCGGACCGCCCCGGCTTCGCCGCCGCCCGCCGCGCCGCACCCCTGCTGCGCCCGCTCATGCGCACCGCCGCGGCCCGCCTCTGGCGCGACGACCTCGCCTACGCCGAACACCGATGGCTGCTGCGCTCGACAGGCCGCTTCCCCGGCTGA
- a CDS encoding LysE family translocator codes for MSADLAGFLGVVLVAYLVPGPDFLVVVRSAAEHPAKGRAAALGAQTGLCVHMLAAATGLSLIAARSPVVYDAIKLLGAAYLVYLGVRAVLAARRAARERRAEPAAAEGPRGPAGPRAPAADERDEPAGARWRSGFTQGFLTNVLNPKAALFFLSILPQFVHGGGSTARQVFFLGILDVLIGVVYWFALVAVAARLRTFLARPKVRHRWELTTGWLFIAIGIGVAAAS; via the coding sequence ATGTCGGCCGACCTGGCGGGTTTCCTCGGTGTCGTTCTGGTGGCCTACCTGGTCCCCGGCCCGGACTTCCTGGTGGTCGTCCGCTCGGCGGCCGAGCACCCCGCCAAGGGACGGGCCGCGGCGCTGGGCGCCCAGACCGGGCTGTGCGTGCACATGCTCGCCGCCGCCACAGGGCTGTCGCTGATCGCCGCCCGCTCCCCCGTGGTCTACGACGCCATCAAGCTGCTCGGCGCGGCCTACCTGGTCTACCTCGGCGTCCGGGCGGTCCTGGCCGCCCGGCGCGCCGCCCGTGAGCGCCGCGCCGAACCGGCGGCGGCAGAGGGCCCGCGGGGGCCGGCCGGTCCGCGGGCCCCGGCCGCGGACGAGCGGGACGAGCCGGCCGGTGCCCGGTGGCGGTCCGGCTTCACCCAGGGCTTCCTCACCAATGTGCTCAACCCCAAGGCGGCGCTGTTCTTCCTGAGCATCCTGCCGCAGTTCGTGCACGGCGGCGGCTCGACGGCGCGTCAGGTCTTCTTCCTCGGGATCCTCGACGTCCTCATCGGTGTCGTCTACTGGTTCGCCCTGGTCGCCGTCGCCGCGCGGCTGCGGACCTTCCTCGCCCGGCCGAAGGTCCGCCACCGCTGGGAGCTGACGACCGGCTGGCTCTTCATCGCCATCGGCATCGGCGTCGCCGCCGCCTCCTGA
- a CDS encoding lycopene cyclase family protein — protein sequence MLETDVAVLGAGAAGLSLAHRLAGHVPGARTPSVLLVDAPPGPLRPPPRTWCFWESGRGRFDAALSADWRRLRVRPPTGAPVEGDITPLRYKMLRSDDFAYLVGRDLARSPNVRRLEATAETVEDVPGGAHVRVRTAGGGTEVVRARWVFDSRPPGSLPAARTTLLQHFHGWFVRTARPVFDARAVELMDFRTPQPADGLSFGYVLPLGPHEALVEYTEFSPRTLTRDGYESAVRQYADEVLRLGEARIVATETGVIPMTDAPMPRQVGASVFRIGAAGGATRPASGYTFAGVQRQTRAVAAALRRGRRPVPPVPHSARARAMDAVLLRALDSGRVDGPALFSRLFARVPMERLLRFLDGRTRLHEDLSVGLRTPAGPMLRSAAELFWLPRRPFD from the coding sequence GTGCTGGAGACGGACGTCGCCGTCCTGGGGGCGGGCGCCGCGGGGCTGTCCCTCGCCCACCGGCTGGCCGGGCACGTGCCGGGCGCCCGGACGCCCTCCGTGCTGCTGGTGGACGCGCCGCCGGGGCCGCTGCGGCCGCCGCCGCGCACCTGGTGCTTCTGGGAGTCGGGCCGTGGCCGGTTCGACGCGGCGCTGAGCGCCGACTGGCGGCGGCTGCGGGTGCGTCCGCCCACGGGCGCCCCGGTCGAGGGGGACATCACCCCGCTGCGCTACAAGATGCTCCGTTCCGACGACTTCGCGTACCTGGTCGGGCGGGACCTGGCGCGCAGTCCGAACGTACGGCGGCTGGAGGCGACCGCCGAGACCGTGGAGGACGTGCCGGGGGGTGCCCACGTCCGGGTGCGGACCGCCGGCGGCGGCACCGAGGTGGTGCGCGCCCGCTGGGTGTTCGACTCCCGCCCGCCCGGCAGTCTGCCGGCCGCGCGGACCACCCTGCTGCAGCACTTCCACGGCTGGTTCGTCCGCACGGCCCGGCCGGTCTTCGACGCCCGCGCCGTGGAGCTGATGGACTTCCGCACGCCGCAGCCGGCCGACGGCCTGTCCTTCGGTTACGTCCTGCCGCTCGGCCCGCACGAGGCGCTGGTGGAGTACACCGAGTTCTCGCCGCGCACCCTCACGCGGGACGGTTACGAGTCGGCGGTGCGGCAGTACGCCGACGAGGTGCTGCGGCTCGGCGAGGCGCGCATCGTCGCGACGGAGACGGGGGTCATCCCGATGACGGACGCGCCGATGCCCCGTCAGGTGGGCGCGTCGGTGTTCCGCATCGGTGCCGCCGGTGGCGCCACCCGGCCCGCCTCCGGCTACACCTTCGCCGGTGTGCAGCGCCAGACCCGGGCCGTCGCCGCGGCCCTGCGCCGCGGGCGGCGGCCGGTGCCGCCCGTCCCGCACTCCGCGCGGGCGCGGGCCATGGACGCCGTCCTGCTGCGGGCCCTGGACAGCGGCCGCGTCGACGGCCCGGCCCTGTTCTCCAGACTGTTCGCGCGCGTCCCCATGGAGCGGCTGCTGCGTTTCCTCGACGGCCGCACCCGGCTGCACGAGGACCTCTCCGTCGGCCTGCGCACCCCGGCCGGGCCGATGCTGCGTTCCGCGGCGGAGCTGTTCTGGCTGCCGCGTCGCCCCTTCGACTGA